The following proteins come from a genomic window of Anabrus simplex isolate iqAnaSimp1 chromosome 7, ASM4041472v1, whole genome shotgun sequence:
- the LOC136876868 gene encoding uncharacterized protein, translating to MGFLKCTLLLLTAIAAGVAEPQRPGNNQYLPPDPNKGYDYNPPSVPFPPPNTPPQRPPVRPPPQTPVRPPPQTPVRPPPQTPVRPPPQTPVRPPPQTPVRPPPQTPGLRPPPPTYGQPPAPGPGEPGHVHIPGMPYDFNYAVKDATYGTDYSHNAASDGDVVKGEWRVQLPDGRLQIVRYTADWATGFHADVSYEGEARYPPAAPQGGYGPPRNNNLGSGGGYSGPPPPAPGSNGGGVKRPNGGGGGY from the exons TGTACCCTGCTGCTTTTAACAGCGATAGCAGCTGGCGTAGCGGAACCTCAGAGGCCCGGTAACAACCAGTACCTGCCACCGGATCCCAACAAAGGATACGACTACAATCCACCATCGGTGCCATTTCCTCCCCCTAATACCCCACCACAAAGACCACCTGTTCGTCCTCCACCACAAACACCCGTTCGTCCACCACCACAAACACCCGTTCGTCCACCACCACAAACACCTGTTCGTCCACCACCACAAACACCCGTTCGTCCACCACCGCAAACACCCGTTCGTCCACCACCGCAAACACCCGGCCTTCGTCCTCCTCCACCAACATATGGCCAACCACCAGCG CCCGGTCCCGGTGAGCCTGGTCATGTTCATATCCCCGGCATGCCCTACGACTTCAACTACGCGGTCAAGGATGCCACCTACGGCACCGACTACTCGCACAACGCCGCCAGTGATGGAGACGTGGTCAAGGGAGAATGGCGTGTGCAGTTGCCCGACGGCAGACTCCAGATCGTCCGCTACACAGCTGATTGGGCCACTGGTTTCCACGCTGACGTCTCGTACGAAGGAGAAGCTCGCTACCCACCTGCAGCCCCTCAAGGGGGATACGGACCTCCTCGCAACAACAACCTCGGTAGCGGCGGTGGTTACTCTGGACCTCCACCACCTGCGCCTGGTAGTAATGGAGGCGGCGTTAAGCGTCCCAACGGCGGCGGCGGCGGTTACTAG